ACTGTTCTTCCAGTTGCACGATGCGCAGGCCGATGTACCCCGAGGAAAGGAGTAGGACCACCACCCTGAAACAGAGATACCACAATATTAAGATTTTATAAGAGCgtctccactctctctctcttccaagctaaacatacccaggtccttcaaccgttcctcatcaggctaaGGTTTCCAGAACCTCCATCGCCTTGGTTGCTCAgtggagaggggaaaaaataagcCATTGTGGCTAACAGTGATTGGCAATTTTATCCTCCAGCCAATGGGACAATCATCTTAATTTttcttctaggtaaaggtaaagggacccctgaccattaggtccagtcatggccgactctggggttgcggcgctcatctcgctttattggccgagggagccggcgtacagcttctgggtcatgtggccagcaggactaagccgcttctggcgaaccagagcagcgcacggaaacgccgtttaccttcccgctggagcggtacctatttatctacttgcactttgaggtgctttcgaactgctaggttggcaggagcagggagagagcaacgggagctcaccccgtcattgcggggattcgaaccgctgaccttctgattggcaagtcctaggctctgtggtttaacccacagtgccacccgcgtcccaccaataAGTCTTCTAGTAGCAGCCAAAGGTTTAGTAGGGAAGGGGCCAAGAGGTGGATTCAACAAGCTACGTGGCttcatggaatcgtagaattgcagagcaggaagggaacccaaaggtcatccatcccaacccgctttcagtgcaggaatcacaacagAAAACTGGCCCACTCACAAGCAGAGATAGATGAGGATGACAGTGTTGAGGGGGCTGAGGTGAGACTTCCAGGTCTGCCAGGACTTTGTGGACAGTACCCCTCCTGGAAAGAAAAagaggtggtattattattattattattattattattattattattattattattatttaattattaaaaaggcctggggaaagacatatgaatttatttattttttggacacagaattgacttgcgcctccatggacagctgtgggtccaaaatgactcccaggctgcgcacctggtccttcgggggcacagtcaccccattcaggaccagggagtcccccacacctgcccgcctcctgtcccccaaaaacagtccttctgtcttgtcaggattcaacctcaatctgttagccgccatccatcctccaaccgcctccagacactcacacaggaccttcaccaccttcactggttctgatttaaaggagaggtagagctgggtatcatctgcatactgatgaacacccagcccaaaaaaCTCTGATATCCCACAATTGAATACAATTCAGTTGGTCTCTTGATGGCTGAGAGTCTCTCTCTCCGGCCTTTGGATTGCAATGCCCAGTTTGGCTCACGAAAAAGAGGTTTCGGGGGAATTTGGAGAGGGCGGTTTGCAAAAAAGCCACTCACCTCTGTTTGCTGCCGCCTGGTGAGGTTCGATAGCTGCCGTCGGGGGGCTCCGTGTCCTATCTGCCCCATCTGCGAAAGAAGAGGGTTAAggcattttattaaaaataaaataaaattaaagttgCATTTCACCCTCTCAACAACGCTGCGAAGGAGGTCAGCCTGAAAGCGAGGGATTGGCCCAGTGCCGGATTTGcatataagctaaacaggctatgggattgcgggtggcgctgtggtctaaaccacagagcctaggacttgctgatcagaaggtcggcagttcgaatccccgcgatgatggggtgagctcccgttgctcggtccctgctcctgccaacctagaccCAGTTCTCACCAGGCTCTTCCGGGAGGGTTTGGTCCAGGGGGGGCGTCCGGCTGCCGTCCAGCTCCTTTGGGGTCTGCGAGGGGAACAAAAATGGAGAGAGGTTGGGAACGATAGGGGGGGAATTTGGTTGCATCCAGACACCTAGCTTAGCAGTGCCTCCGCTGACCAGGGTTTTGTCAGGCAAGAGTTTCTCCCAATcttggcagtgccagatttacgtctaagctaaacaagctatagcttaagggggggggggactggatgtacatttccaaaatagaacagcaaaagcaaatgaaataaaacctacatccagcaacagtgttttgtgttgtgtaggctcctaggatgtaagtcatgggccctgcctgctagcctgctcccccaAACATCActagtttgctcctttctatatatagggtgcctaaaatatccctggtttgctcctttctatatatagggtgcctttccatatatttgttgttgttgtttagccgtttagccgtgtccgcctcttggtgaccccctggaccagagcacgccaggccctcctgtcttccactgcctcccgcagtttggtcaaactcatgctggtagcttcgagaacactgtcccaccatctcgtcctccgtcgtccccttctccttgcgccctccatctgtcccaacatcagggtcttttccagggagtcttctcttctcatgaggtggccaaagtattggagcctcagcttcaggatctgtccttccagtgagccctcagggctgatttccttccgaaaggagaggttggatcttcttgcagtccatgggactctccagagtctcctccagcaccagaattcaaaagcatccattcttcggcgatcagccttctttatggtccagctctcacttccatacatcactactgggaaaaccatggctttaacaatatggacctttgttggcaaggtgatgtctctgctttttaagatgctgtctaggtttgtcactgctttcctcccaagaagcaggcgtcttttaatttcgtggctgctgtcactatctgcagtgatcatggagcccaagaaagtcaaatctctcactgcctccatttcttccccttctattgccaggaggtgatgggaccagtggccatgatcttcggttttttgatgttgagcttcaaaccatattttgcgctctcctctttcaccctgtatatagggtgcctaaaatatccctggtttgctcctttctatatatagggtgccgacattctgcatggaccggttgcacggcaacatgggcaaatggcttgagatacctatgaggtccataaattaccatatagcatatattatcATATAAGCGGGTGCCCTACACCTGTAGCCTTTCGATCCTAATAATTCCTAATCCCAAAAGGATGGCTGGCCACACAAAAGACAGAGAACGCAGTTTCTTACCAGGGAAATCTTAAGCAGCTGGTCCGAAAGGTTGTGCGCTGCGGTTGGGCTGTTGTTGCGGCTGGCGTCCTAGAGGAAGCAGAAGAGAAATCAAAGCACTGGGACCAGAAGTGGAAGGGCCCTCCAAAagccatctatcccaaccccccgTGAGATACATAGCTGTACCTAAGACGGACCGGATTTCCTAATTTCAGGACTGTGGaatatctttaataataataaacattattattattattattattattattattattattattattcaattccAATCcatctatagcaggggtcagcaaacgttttcagcagggggccggtccaccgtccctcagaccttgtggggggccggactatattttttgggggggaaatgaaccaattcctatgccccacaaataacccagagatgcattttaaataaaaggacaccttctactcacgtaaaaacgtGCTaattggaacggattaatccgttttgcattactttctatgggaaagcgctgtcttggttttggaatgctttggttttggaacggattaagtttgagacccaaggtaccactgtattacaattccACCCCATCATTTCTCCAACAAAAGTTCTTGCTCCCTCCATTTTTTCCCCTGGGTAGAGGTAATGTTGGtcacaaggactagaaacttaggttcttttaaaaaatgagaggaAGATGGTATCTTCCTGAGATTTTGAATCTTGGCACCacatcaaggtgtgtgtgtgtgtgtttcccaacagagaaccaaggtaccactctattattattattattattattattattattattattattaattacctggAGGTGTTTGCAGACGGAGCGCAGGACCTGGTAAACGGTTTCCCGGGAGCGGAGGGACCCAAACAGGAACTGTGGTGTGGGAAGAAGGGgtaagacaaaataaaataagatcgCAGTCTTCACCCCGTGGAACAAAACAGATCCCTCAATCTCATATTTTGCGTTCCTTTCCGATGGAGAGGCAGCCGAGCCTTCCACACAGAAATAACACCCCATAATAGATCGGAAAGCGTGCTAGAGGAAAAGCCCGGGCAAACAGGACTAGAGCCTTGCtgggtttattttaaaaatggaattctTAGGAGGCTGAAATGTTCGGAGTTTCCGTCAGGGCCAACATACAAATTCTGCAAACCACCTTGTGAGCCTCGGATGGAGGGGAATATATCAATTCAATAAAGAACCGTAATTTAAATCACATTCAATGCACACTTAAAAACATTCCCCTTGGACCTGTTGCTTCAGCGAAGGGCTGACAtgcgtccagaatttcctggacatagccctCGTAAACAGAGTCCAGGTGGAGATTGctgaaatgtccggggaaatctggacatagcgaacgtgtaaaggtaaagggacccctgaccgttaggtccagtcgtggccgactctggggttgcggcactcatctcgctttactggccgagggagccggcgtacagcttccgggtcatgtggccagcaggactaagccgcttctggtgaaccagagcagcgcacggaaacgctgtttaccttcccgtcggagcggtacctatttatctacttgcactttgatgtgctttcgaactgctaggttggcaggagcagggaccgagcaacgggagctcaccctgtcattgcggggatttgaactgccgaccttctgatcggcaagtcctaggctctgtggtttaacccacagcgccacccgcgtgcccccactcgtgacccggaagctggacgccggctccctcggccagtaaagcgagatgagcgccgcaaccccagagtcggccacgactggacctaacggtcaggggtccctttacctttaagagagtggggtcctaagctagagattgttgagctttttcgtAAATCCAGCAGTGCTCGGCTCTCACCTTTTCACCGTCCGACGTCCGGATGCAGACGGCGTTGGGTACCAGCAAGGCTGTGTTGGCCTTTTTGAGGATGGTGATGGTGGAAACTGGGATGACGACCTGTCCGTCccggaaaaggggagagagagagagagagagagagagagagggagagagagagagagagggagggaggggtgagggACACGAAAGCGCAGGATATGACCCAACATGGTTCATATGGAAAAGGTATCTTTAtactacagagagagagagaccagaagTCTATGTTagcggagaaatctgagggctcccttgggcaaaaaacaaggacaccagccaggaataccagagcaaaacagcagccagtagacttggtctttattgaagaccctcgagacaggactcccacctgccaccaggtggaacaagatggaagccccaaacaaaagagaacccaaacttttattagctgctaatccccgtGTTACagccccccaaactacatcactcatacatcatgaaaggggaggtctggtggctgtaatctgagcatcctggaccctgccccatggttctccttgccctccaccaaacacccatcaagtggaacaaaagagatctttacatttccctgtttcccagccaagttcatcacactcttttgtcttcatctgggtttgttatgtctggaatggctacctgtctggcactcagctatcaggaggccagggatcatcactcaggcagaggggctgctgaggagctgagctcacatgtctatatgaaattCTGAAGTTTCCCCAGTGAGCCGGTACACAGATACATTGATCAGTTAATTCtgacatttggtattgtgcagcagaggccgtttgaatagataggaagaaactgcgacgaagtgttttgtggggacaaatcacaaaagtcacaaaagcgattgtgctgagtTTGGTACTGGGCTGCATGTgcgtgatatctgctggaggggcaaacccacccccaacctatacataaattcctgcaacaactaTAAAAAGAGCTTATGGCGTCCCGCAACATTATCCCAGCTAGCTTTTGTCTAGGCAACAAAGGGAAGGAAGAATAAACCTCTGCAGATCCTaaacccgggggccggatccggcccaatcgccttccaaatCCGGCCCGCATATGGTCTGGGAATCggcgtgtttctacatgagtagaatgtgtccttttatttaaaatgcatctctgggctatttatggggcataggaattcgttcatttcttttttccaaaatatagtccggccccccacaaggtctgagggacaggggaccggccccctgctgaaaaagtttgctgacccctgctttaacctCGGCCGGAGAGCCCTTACCTTAACTTCCCGGTGTACCATGCTGCAGTAGAAGCAGACGTGATTTTCGGATATATACAGGCAGCCGTGATAAGGCACGTCCCGTTGCCAGGCGCACGAAAACGCTGCGGGGGAAAAGACCAGGAAGGAAGGGTTGGCAAAGAAGCTGCCACGATTCTAGTCctcaacatagctgtcaaccgtcccttatttggcggaaaagtcccttatcccagcaccgtgtcccgctgctgtcccttattgatgatgtcccttcaatttcccgggtttcaaaggaagcagctcctctccctccctccctgccggccagggaggagggaggctccaactgtgttgcttggctgcgttgctcacccaataaggagtctaagaacgactggggggtggagcttgcatgccttctgccgatcaaatcggccgcgttgcctggggactcgcctttgctcagcgcttcccagcggagaggtgacggtggttttccttgctgcatcccctttgccgggttgctgcgctgtgggaaccaccgcttgaggcttcgtttggctgctggctggtctttctgcctttggctcggaggggctcagaagtcgaacatacctgtgctcttaaaatcccttattttggctgctgagcccTTATTTTTGAGacggctggtcccttattttcaaatctgtaagttgacagctatggtcctcaGTGTGGCGAACCATCACACAGCAACCAGAGTTGGGCCCCGCGGGAGGAGTAGGTTGCATGCAAACTCCTCCTAACTTCTCTTCGTTTTGCACGAAGCATGGAGGAGCTAAATGGATGCATAATAGTGGCGGCGGCTGCACACCCTCCAAGATTTTTATCAGTGCCTAAATGatattgaagggacgcgggtggcgctgtgggttaaaccactgagcctaggacttgccgatcagaaggtcggcggttcgaatccccatgatggagtgagctcccgttgctccccagagtcggccacgactggacctaatggtcaggggtccctttacctttaaatgataTCGAGCGTtggaacaacttggccacaataaggaaattttgcccatggcatGACtgtttccaccttcccatttcgactccctggcaccctatctgcataaccgagcaattccaaaatatagaTGCGCTTTTACTCTCACGAGATTGAATGTCTTGCCCTCGGCGggacttgagggacgattccaacagatccCACACGAAAAACGTCCCTGTGGAGACGGCCGTCCCGAATTGGTGGCACACGCCCTTCTGGCTTgccctctttataaagacttgaggaatgagattatcacccctcttttatcgtCCATTCCGGGTCACCCAGCCACTGGCCCagggtcctttctcttggcagatcaagacgagcaggtgacagcaaaggtggcaAGGTTTTtcgctggggcaatcagaataaggtccactatttgaccattgattcaaaaccccaagatgtattttatataattgactttttctttctattctttgtatatcgtagtgttgttttattgctagggccgatggctgatgcaaataaagactcattaattaattaattcaagcacTTACTCTGCAGGAGTTCTTCCTCCTCAGGGAAGTCTTTGAATACCCTTCGGAAGTTGAGAGAGTGTTTCACCAGCTgcggaaaggggagagagagagagagagaggtgagctGTTTGGCCCTGATCCGGGtcacctgagattcctgcaatttaggattctacgattctacgatACTTATTAAGGACTGGAAACTTCTGACAGACTTTTTgcgtgaaagagaaaatgaacttgtaacaGATGGATTtgaagattggggtgggggaaattacTGGTTTATAGAAATTACTGGCTTAGAGAAAACAGAACAGATGGATGTTAAGGTGTGAATACTATATTTAACAGACAGAGAACCGGAAGTCTTTTTCtcgttcattttctctttttccttccctcccttcctccctaacTATGGCAGGGACTTatggcctttttggtggtggctccccggTTGCGGAACGCTCCCCACCCGTCTCAATCGCTATGAACTTTCAGGTTTTGAAGggggaaggaatgggtttctgtgcagtcagtctgaaacgggccccaaaatctgcatttttccttctccaagggagcgtttctaaaatgcattaacttgagctcttgagccaacGTATAAACAGAagcccagctgtataaacaagtgctcaaagccctctcctttatcagtctgtgacggcaatggatggccttgccagttccgagtggagcagggatggcacgtctgggtcttatcttacatcctgaccacaaaagacgcacagaccttgtcaggTCTGACAAGAGAACCGGGAACGGCGCCAGGAGTGTTCTCagagttggtgacctcctgccccaagatGAGAGTATAGGAACAAGAACCTTTTATTGTCAAGAGTACCggaacaggaacatctgtgatgtcaacctgcgtgtataagctgacgtgtctggattcctggggaaggggggggagagggtgcctggaggatatatatactgcatgaactttc
This genomic stretch from Podarcis muralis chromosome 18, rPodMur119.hap1.1, whole genome shotgun sequence harbors:
- the LOC144326048 gene encoding GRAM domain-containing protein 2A-like isoform X3, coding for MVKLGVAPGPDSLSLTDISCLSEISGKPRKSKRRMSEQKKSQSLEETVGEAARNGHNPPLSRSKTYDPSYSKEAEKETLASAQHRNSDSNLVKHSLNFRRVFKDFPEEEELLQTFSCAWQRDVPYHGCLYISENHVCFYCSMVHREVKVVIPVSTITILKKANTALLVPNAVCIRTSDGEKFLFGSLRSRETVYQVLRSVCKHLQDASRNNSPTAAHNLSDQLLKISLTPKELDGSRTPPLDQTLPEEPDGADRTRSPPTAAIEPHQAAANRGGVLSTKSWQTWKSHLSPLNTVILIYLCLVVVLLLSSGYIGLRIVQLEEQLISMGAWPEIDLQQHQYKTT
- the LOC144326048 gene encoding uncharacterized protein LOC144326048 isoform X1, whose product is MVKLGVAPGPDSLSLTDISCLSEISGKPRKSKRRMSEQKKSQSLEETVGEAARNGHNPPLSRSKTYDPSYSKEAEKETLASAQHRNSDSNLVKHSLNFRRVFKDFPEEEELLQTFSCAWQRDVPYHGCLYISENHVCFYCSMVHREVKVVIPVSTITILKKANTALLVPNAVCIRTSDGEKFLFGSLRSRETVYQVLRSVCKHLQDASRNNSPTAAHNLSDQLLKISLTPKELDGSRTPPLDQTLPEEPDGADRTRSPPTAAIEPHQAAANREPVKVVKVLCECLEAVGGWMAANRLRLNPDKTEGLFLGDRRRAGVGDSLVLNGVTVPPKDQVRSLGVILDPQLSMEAQVNSVSKK
- the LOC144326048 gene encoding uncharacterized protein LOC144326048 isoform X2 translates to MDHLKAAEDVVLGRPSKLCLSEISGKPRKSKRRMSEQKKSQSLEETVGEAARNGHNPPLSRSKTYDPSYSKEAEKETLASAQHRNSDSNLVKHSLNFRRVFKDFPEEEELLQTFSCAWQRDVPYHGCLYISENHVCFYCSMVHREVKVVIPVSTITILKKANTALLVPNAVCIRTSDGEKFLFGSLRSRETVYQVLRSVCKHLQDASRNNSPTAAHNLSDQLLKISLTPKELDGSRTPPLDQTLPEEPDGADRTRSPPTAAIEPHQAAANREPVKVVKVLCECLEAVGGWMAANRLRLNPDKTEGLFLGDRRRAGVGDSLVLNGVTVPPKDQVRSLGVILDPQLSMEAQVNSVSKK